Proteins encoded together in one Hevea brasiliensis isolate MT/VB/25A 57/8 chromosome 16, ASM3005281v1, whole genome shotgun sequence window:
- the LOC110666385 gene encoding zinc finger CCCH domain-containing protein 66, whose translation MCSGSKTPTHTGFIMEKNEFQRQDGFCCDLSFLLELSASNDLIGFKREIEGGRDVDELGLWYGRRIGSKKMGYEERTPLMIAALYGSKDVLKYILEMGCVDVNRCCGSDGATALHCAAAGGSVSSLEVVKLLLDASADPNTVDANGNNASDLLVPFVSSGSNSGRKALELVLKGGCYSDESCVLANQNPNEIDRQEQQEVSTPIFSKDGTEKKEYPVDLTLPDIKNGIYGTDEFRMYTFKVKPCSRAYSHDWTECPFVHPGENARRRDPRKYHYSCVPCPEFRKGSCRQGDACEYAHGIFECWLHPAQYRTRLCKDETSCARRVCFFAHKPEELRPLYASTGSAVPSPRSFSANVSARDIGSISPLALGSPSILIPATSTPPMTPSGSSSPMGGWPNQSNIIPPTLQLPGSRLKSALSARDLDLDMELLGLDSHHRWQQQLMDEISGLSSPSSWNNGLSTGSAFAVSGDRTIELNRLGRVKPTNLEDIFGSLDPSILPQLQGLSVDASASQLQSPKGIQMHQNINQKLRPSYPTNFSSSPVRTSSFGIDASGAAAAAVLNSRSAAFAKRSQSFIERSAVNRHTGFSSPTSSATTMPSNLSDWGSPDGKLDWGVQGEELNKLRKSASFGIRSNGSSLATAAVSAPAILYEPDVSWVQSLVKDTPPLNSGHLGVEEQQLQCHLNTGGSEMLPAWVEQLCIEQEQMVA comes from the coding sequence ATGTGCAGTGGGTCAAAGACACCAACTCATACTGGTTTCATCATGGAGAAGAATGAATTTCAACGACAAGATGGGTTTTGCTGTGATCTCTCTTTTCTGCTCGAATTGTCTGCCTCGAATGATCTTATTGGGTTTAAGAGAGAAATTGAAGGAGGCCGTGATGTTGATGAGCTAGGCTTGTGGTATGGAAGGAGAATTGGCTCAAAAAAGATGGGGTATGAGGAGCGGACACCCCTTATGATTGCTGCCTTATATGGAAGCAAAGATGTGCTGAAATATATCTTAGAAATGGGCTGTGTTGATGTTAATAGGTGTTGTGGGTCTGATGGGGCCACGGCGCTTCATTGTGCTGCTGCAGGTGGTTCTGTTTCTTCTCTTGAGGTTGTTAAGCTCTTGCTCGATGCCTCTGCTGATCCTAATACTGTTGATGCAAATGGAAATAATGCTAGTGACTTGCTTGTTCCATTTGTTAGTTCTGGTTCTAATTCAGGGAGAAAGGCACTAGAGCTTGTGCTAAAGGGTGGTTGTTATAGTGATGAATCTTGTGTTTTGGCTAATCAGAATCCTAATGAAATTGATAGGCAAGAACAACAGGAAGTTTCAACACCCATATTTTCAAAAGATGGTACTGAAAAGAAAGAGTATCCTGTTGATCTCACTCTTCCAGATATCAAGAATGGCATATATGGTACTGATGAATTTAGAATGTATACGTTTAAGGTGAAGCCTTGCTCAAGGGCATATTCCCATGATTGGACGGAATGCCCATTTGTTCACCCTGGTGAAAATGCTAGGCGGCGAGATCCAAGGAAATACCATTATAGCTGTGTCCCATGCCCTGAGTTTCGGAAGGGGTCATGCAGGCAGGGTGATGCTTGTGAGTATGCACATGGTATTTTTGAGTGCTGGCTTCACCCTGCACAATATCGAACACGTCTTTGCAAAGATGAGACTAGTTGTGCAAGAAGGGTTTGTTTTTTTGCTCACAAGCCTGAAGAGCTTCGGCCCTTGTATGCCTCAACAGGTTCGGCTGTGCCTTCACCTAGATCCTTCTCAGCCAATGTTTCAGCGCGGGACATAGGTTCTATCAGTCCACTTGCTCTTGGTTCTCCATCTATCTTGATACCAGCTACTTCAACACCACCGATGACTCCCTCTGGGTCCTCATCTCCTATGGGTGGATGGCCAAACCAGTCTAATATTATACCTCCTACCTTGCAGCTTCCTGGTAGCAGGTTGAAATCTGCACTGAGTGCTAGAGATCTGGATTTAGACATGGAGTTGCTTGGGCTTGATAGTCACCATCGCTGGCAACAACAATTGATGGATGAGATATCTGGTCTCTCCTCACCCTCCAGTTGGAATAATGGTTTGTCTACTGGTTCAGCTTTTGCCGTCTCTGGTGATCGAACTATAGAGTTGAATAGGCTTGGACGAGTGAAGCCAACTAACCTTGAAGATATTTTTGGATCTCTTGATCCTTCAATTTTGCCTCAATTGCAGGGACTTTCGGTGGATGCCTCAGCATCCCAATTACAATCTCCAAAAGGAATTCAGATGCACCAGAACATTAACCAGAAGCTCCGCCCTAGTTACCCTACCAACTTCTCATCTTCTCCTGTGAGGACATCGTCCTTTGGGATTGATGCATCTGGGGCAGCTGCAGCAGCAGTTTTGAATTCGAGGTCTGCTGCCTTTGCTAAGCGGAGCCAGAGTTTCATTGAACGAAGTGCTGTGAACCGTCATACTGGGTTTTCTTCACCAACATCTTCTGCAACCACAATGCCTTCTAATCTTTCAGACTGGGGTTCCCCTGATGGCAAATTGGACTGGGGTGTCCAAGGAGAGGAGCTTAATAAGCTGCGCAAGTCTGCTTCTTTTGGCATTCGAAGCAATGGCAGCAGTTTGGCAACAGCTGCAGTCTCAGCGCCTGCAATTCTCTATGAGCCAGATGTGTCATGGGTTCAGTCCCTGGTAAAGGATACCCCTCCTTTGAATTCTGGGCACTTGGGTGTTGAGGAACAGCAGCTACAATGCCATCTTAACACTGGTGGTTCAGAAATGCTTCCAGCTTGGGTGGAGCAATTGTGCATTGAGCAGGAGCAGATGGTGGCTTAA